The Pangasianodon hypophthalmus isolate fPanHyp1 chromosome 13, fPanHyp1.pri, whole genome shotgun sequence genome includes a window with the following:
- the cpxm1b gene encoding probable carboxypeptidase X1 isoform X2, producing MASTWHQSFMLCCLGLLTGAEILLGGINRSPTSPSVNQTPSSSGPTVLRHSTRSNERKITPTKPPARIFSTSAKPTEVRFGTEDLEEKIEPKLERWVWGKGEEDEPTKLECPPLGLESLRVKDAQLQASSYKRRGLGPHRGRLNIQSGIEDGDIYDGAWCALHEDKKQWLQVDALRATRFTGVIIQGRSSIWSWNWVETFKVQFSNDSISWKPCMNGTQEAVFEGNQDTDTPVLAIFPGSVVARFVRINPQTWFKNGTICLRAEVLGCVLPDPNYIYEWQVEEKTQDKLDFRHHNYKEMRKLMRSVNEACPDITRIYSIGKSYMGLKLYVMEISDNPGKHELGEPEFRYVAGMHGNEVLGRELLLNLMQYICQEYKQGNQRIVHLVKETRIHLLPSMNPDGYEMAYKKGSELASWALGRYSYEGYDMNNNFANLNSVMWDAIELETDKSKLINHYIPIPKQYTSKDALVAPETRAVISWMQLIPFVLSANLHGGELVVTYPFDMARDWAPREHTPTPDDSFFRWLATVYASTNHAMSNPDRRPCHNKDFTRQNNIVNGANWHTVPGSMNDFSYLHTNCFEVTVELSCDKFPHASELPTEWENNRESLLVYMEQVHRGIKGVIKDKETKAGIADAIVKVDDIDHHIRSASDGDYWRLLNPGDYEVTVMAEGYVPVTRSCRVEYEHYPTICDFQLSKTPKQRLLEILAKGGKIPKELQLRLRQLRLRKPAANNRQRTAQRRVVGKPL from the exons ATGGCTTCAACATGGCATCAATCATTTATGTTGTGTTGTTTAGGTTTGCTCACTGGAGCTGAAATCCTTCTGGGTGGAATTAACAGATCACCTACATCTCCTTCTGTCAATCAAACGCCATCTTCGTCTGGACCCACTGTGCTGAGACACAGCACGAGGAGCAATGAGAGAAAAATCACTCCTACAAAACCTCCTGCGAGGATCTTCTCCACCAGCGCAAAGCCCACGGAGGTCCGCTTCGGCACTGAAGATCTGGAGGAGAAGATCGAGCCAAAGCTGGAGAGATGGGTGTGGGGTAAAGGAGAAGAGGACGAGCCAACCAAGTTAG AATGCCCTCCACTGGGTTTGGAGAGTTTGAGAGTTAAAGATGCCCAGCTGCAGGCCTCATCATATAAACGCCGTGGTCTCGGACCCCACCGTGGACGACTCAACATCCAG TCTGGTATTGAGGATGGGGACATTTATGATGGAGCTTGGTGTGCACTACATGAAGACAAGAAACAGTGGCTTCAGGTCGACGCTTTGAGAGCCACTCGCTTTACGGGGGTCATCATACAGGGCCGCAGTTCCATCTGGAG CTGGAATTGGGTTGAAACTTTCAAGGTGCAGTTCAGTAACGACTCCATCAGCTGGAAGCCCTGCATGAACGGGACACAAGAGGCG GTGTTTGAGGGGAATCAGGACACCGACACTCCAGTGCTGGCCATCTTCCCCGGTTCTGTGGTGGCACGGTTCGTTCGGATCAACCCACAAACGTGGTTTAAAAATGGAACCATCTGCTTGCGTGCAGAAGTGTTGGGCTGCGTGCTACCGG ACCCAAATTACATTTACGAATGGCAAGTTGAAGAAAAAACCCAGGACAAACTGGACTTCAGACATCACAATTACAAAGAAATGAGGAAG CTAATGAGGTCTGTGAACGAGGCTTGTCCGGACATCACACGCATCTACAGCATCGGGAAGAGCTACATGGGCCTGAAACTCTACGTGATGGAGATCTCTGATAACCCGGGCAAACACGAGCTGG GCGAGCCGGAGTTCCGTTACGTGGCAGGGATGCACGGGAACGAGGTTCTGGGCCGAGAGCTGCTCCTAAACCTGATGCAGTACATCTGTCAGGAATACAAACAGGGCAACCAGCGCATAGTCCATCTAGTTAAAGAGACTCGCATCCACCTACTGCCCTCCATGAACCCCGACGGCTACGAGATGGCCTACAAGAAG GGATCCGAGCTAGCCAGCTGGGCTCTGGGTCGTTACAGCTACGAAGGCTATGACATGAACAACAACTTCGCCAATCTGAACTCCGTGATGTGGGACGCCATAGAGCTGGAGACGGACAAGTCCAAACTCATCAACCATTACATCCCTATTCCTAAACAGTACACATCGAAGGACGCTTTG GTGGCCCCGGAGACGCGCGCCGTGATCAGCTGGATGCAGTTGATCCCCTTCGTACTGAGCGCCAACCTGCATGGCGGTGAGCTGGTGGTCACGTACCCGTTCGACATGGCGCGAGACTGGGCTCCTCGCGAACACACCCCCACCCCGGACGACAGCTTCTTCCGCTGGCTCGCCACCGTCTACGCCAGCACCAACCACGCCATGTCCAATCCAGACCGCCGGCCGTGCCACAACAAGGACTTCACTCGGCAAAACAACATCGTAAACGGCGCTAACTGGCACACGGTGCCTGGCA GCATGAATGATTTCAGCTACCTTCACACAAACTGTTTTGAGGTGACGGTCGAGTTGTCATGTGATAAATTCCCTCACGCCAGCGAGCTGCCCACAGAGTGGGAGAACAACAGAGAGTCGCTGCTGGTCTACATGGAGCAG GTCCACCGAGGCATTAAAGGAGTCATAAAGGACAAAGAAACCAAGGCTGGAATCGCAGACGCCATCGTTAAAGTGGACGACATCGACCATCACATCAGATCCG CATCTGACGGAGATTACTGGCGCCTGCTGAACCCCGGGGACTACGAGGTGACGGTGATGGCGGAGGGATACGTGCCAGTCACGCGCTCCTGCAGGGTGGAATACGAGCACTACCCCACCATCTGCGACTTCCAATTATCCAAAACACCCAAGCAGAGGCTGCTTGAGATCCTCGCCAAGGGGGGAAAGATCCCCAAAGAGCTGCAGCTCCGACTGCGCCAGCTGCGTCTGCGCAAACCGGCTGCCAACAACCGACAGCGGACTGCACAGCGGCGTGTGGTCGGGAAACcactttga
- the cpxm1b gene encoding probable carboxypeptidase X1 isoform X1 — protein MASTWHQSFMLCCLGLLTGAEILLGGINRSPTSPSVNQTPSSSGPTVLRHSTRSNERKITPTKPPARIFSTSAKPTEVRFGTEDLEEKIEPKLERWVWGKGEEDEPTKLANLARSSFRSLGKESKKVQTKRISAKSEKTKLKPKPRKLGPTLPPECPPLGLESLRVKDAQLQASSYKRRGLGPHRGRLNIQSGIEDGDIYDGAWCALHEDKKQWLQVDALRATRFTGVIIQGRSSIWSWNWVETFKVQFSNDSISWKPCMNGTQEAVFEGNQDTDTPVLAIFPGSVVARFVRINPQTWFKNGTICLRAEVLGCVLPDPNYIYEWQVEEKTQDKLDFRHHNYKEMRKLMRSVNEACPDITRIYSIGKSYMGLKLYVMEISDNPGKHELGEPEFRYVAGMHGNEVLGRELLLNLMQYICQEYKQGNQRIVHLVKETRIHLLPSMNPDGYEMAYKKGSELASWALGRYSYEGYDMNNNFANLNSVMWDAIELETDKSKLINHYIPIPKQYTSKDALVAPETRAVISWMQLIPFVLSANLHGGELVVTYPFDMARDWAPREHTPTPDDSFFRWLATVYASTNHAMSNPDRRPCHNKDFTRQNNIVNGANWHTVPGSMNDFSYLHTNCFEVTVELSCDKFPHASELPTEWENNRESLLVYMEQVHRGIKGVIKDKETKAGIADAIVKVDDIDHHIRSASDGDYWRLLNPGDYEVTVMAEGYVPVTRSCRVEYEHYPTICDFQLSKTPKQRLLEILAKGGKIPKELQLRLRQLRLRKPAANNRQRTAQRRVVGKPL, from the exons ATGGCTTCAACATGGCATCAATCATTTATGTTGTGTTGTTTAGGTTTGCTCACTGGAGCTGAAATCCTTCTGGGTGGAATTAACAGATCACCTACATCTCCTTCTGTCAATCAAACGCCATCTTCGTCTGGACCCACTGTGCTGAGACACAGCACGAGGAGCAATGAGAGAAAAATCACTCCTACAAAACCTCCTGCGAGGATCTTCTCCACCAGCGCAAAGCCCACGGAGGTCCGCTTCGGCACTGAAGATCTGGAGGAGAAGATCGAGCCAAAGCTGGAGAGATGGGTGTGGGGTAAAGGAGAAGAGGACGAGCCAACCAAGTTAG CTAATCTAGCAAGGAGCTCTTTCAGGAGCCTAGGAAAGGAGTCTAAGAAGGTGCAAACGAAGAGAATTTCTGCAAAATCTGAGAAAACAAAACTCAAACCCAAACCGAGAAAGCTGGGGCCAACCTTGCCTCCAG AATGCCCTCCACTGGGTTTGGAGAGTTTGAGAGTTAAAGATGCCCAGCTGCAGGCCTCATCATATAAACGCCGTGGTCTCGGACCCCACCGTGGACGACTCAACATCCAG TCTGGTATTGAGGATGGGGACATTTATGATGGAGCTTGGTGTGCACTACATGAAGACAAGAAACAGTGGCTTCAGGTCGACGCTTTGAGAGCCACTCGCTTTACGGGGGTCATCATACAGGGCCGCAGTTCCATCTGGAG CTGGAATTGGGTTGAAACTTTCAAGGTGCAGTTCAGTAACGACTCCATCAGCTGGAAGCCCTGCATGAACGGGACACAAGAGGCG GTGTTTGAGGGGAATCAGGACACCGACACTCCAGTGCTGGCCATCTTCCCCGGTTCTGTGGTGGCACGGTTCGTTCGGATCAACCCACAAACGTGGTTTAAAAATGGAACCATCTGCTTGCGTGCAGAAGTGTTGGGCTGCGTGCTACCGG ACCCAAATTACATTTACGAATGGCAAGTTGAAGAAAAAACCCAGGACAAACTGGACTTCAGACATCACAATTACAAAGAAATGAGGAAG CTAATGAGGTCTGTGAACGAGGCTTGTCCGGACATCACACGCATCTACAGCATCGGGAAGAGCTACATGGGCCTGAAACTCTACGTGATGGAGATCTCTGATAACCCGGGCAAACACGAGCTGG GCGAGCCGGAGTTCCGTTACGTGGCAGGGATGCACGGGAACGAGGTTCTGGGCCGAGAGCTGCTCCTAAACCTGATGCAGTACATCTGTCAGGAATACAAACAGGGCAACCAGCGCATAGTCCATCTAGTTAAAGAGACTCGCATCCACCTACTGCCCTCCATGAACCCCGACGGCTACGAGATGGCCTACAAGAAG GGATCCGAGCTAGCCAGCTGGGCTCTGGGTCGTTACAGCTACGAAGGCTATGACATGAACAACAACTTCGCCAATCTGAACTCCGTGATGTGGGACGCCATAGAGCTGGAGACGGACAAGTCCAAACTCATCAACCATTACATCCCTATTCCTAAACAGTACACATCGAAGGACGCTTTG GTGGCCCCGGAGACGCGCGCCGTGATCAGCTGGATGCAGTTGATCCCCTTCGTACTGAGCGCCAACCTGCATGGCGGTGAGCTGGTGGTCACGTACCCGTTCGACATGGCGCGAGACTGGGCTCCTCGCGAACACACCCCCACCCCGGACGACAGCTTCTTCCGCTGGCTCGCCACCGTCTACGCCAGCACCAACCACGCCATGTCCAATCCAGACCGCCGGCCGTGCCACAACAAGGACTTCACTCGGCAAAACAACATCGTAAACGGCGCTAACTGGCACACGGTGCCTGGCA GCATGAATGATTTCAGCTACCTTCACACAAACTGTTTTGAGGTGACGGTCGAGTTGTCATGTGATAAATTCCCTCACGCCAGCGAGCTGCCCACAGAGTGGGAGAACAACAGAGAGTCGCTGCTGGTCTACATGGAGCAG GTCCACCGAGGCATTAAAGGAGTCATAAAGGACAAAGAAACCAAGGCTGGAATCGCAGACGCCATCGTTAAAGTGGACGACATCGACCATCACATCAGATCCG CATCTGACGGAGATTACTGGCGCCTGCTGAACCCCGGGGACTACGAGGTGACGGTGATGGCGGAGGGATACGTGCCAGTCACGCGCTCCTGCAGGGTGGAATACGAGCACTACCCCACCATCTGCGACTTCCAATTATCCAAAACACCCAAGCAGAGGCTGCTTGAGATCCTCGCCAAGGGGGGAAAGATCCCCAAAGAGCTGCAGCTCCGACTGCGCCAGCTGCGTCTGCGCAAACCGGCTGCCAACAACCGACAGCGGACTGCACAGCGGCGTGTGGTCGGGAAACcactttga